The following are from one region of the Stanieria cyanosphaera PCC 7437 genome:
- a CDS encoding diflavin flavoprotein gives MVATPMPTQKRLSIQTAEVAPDTKAIRSLDWDRDRFDIEFGLQNGTTYNSYLIRGEKIALVDTSHEKFRQLYLDTLTGLIDPKQIDYLIISHTEPDHSGLVKDFLQLASQAIVVGAKVAINFLEDLVHQPFQKQLVKSGDTLDLGKGHVIEFVNAPNLHWPDTIFSYDRGTGVLFTCDAFGMHYCSDATFDEDLTAIEPDYRFYYECLMAPNARSVLSAMKRMDKLGEINLVANGHGPLLRYNLTELLKRYRDWSQAQAKAEKNVAVFYVSDYGYSDRLSQAIARGITKTGVAVEMVDLRSAENTEVQEIINRTSAIVLGMPPLSGNNLKEITANIGTILAAANEKQLVGMYESYGGDDEPIDPIFTKFRDVGLKQAFASIRIKETPNEAIYQLCEESGTDLGQLLTRDKLVQQMKSLDHDLDKAMGRLSGGLYIITATKGNVSSAMLASWVTQASFEPPGITIAVAKDRAIESLMQVGDRFVLNVLAEGKYQSLMKHFLKRFKPGADRFAGVNTQTAANGSPILTDALAYLECEVVSRMECSDHWIVYSKVDVGRVSDPDNLTAVHHRKVGNHY, from the coding sequence ATGGTAGCAACGCCTATGCCAACCCAAAAGCGACTTAGCATTCAGACTGCCGAGGTTGCCCCTGACACTAAAGCGATTCGTTCGTTAGATTGGGATCGCGATCGCTTTGATATTGAATTTGGTTTACAAAATGGTACAACTTATAACTCCTATTTAATTCGTGGTGAGAAAATAGCTTTAGTTGATACTTCTCATGAAAAATTTCGTCAGTTATATTTAGATACTCTGACTGGTTTAATAGACCCCAAACAAATCGATTATTTAATTATTAGTCATACCGAACCCGATCATAGTGGTTTAGTTAAAGATTTCTTGCAATTAGCTTCTCAAGCGATTGTAGTCGGGGCAAAGGTAGCGATCAACTTTTTAGAAGATTTAGTTCATCAACCGTTTCAGAAACAGTTGGTTAAAAGCGGTGATACCCTAGATTTGGGTAAAGGTCACGTCATCGAATTTGTAAACGCACCTAATTTACATTGGCCCGATACAATTTTTAGTTACGATCGCGGTACGGGAGTATTATTTACCTGTGATGCGTTTGGGATGCACTACTGTTCTGATGCCACCTTTGATGAAGACTTGACAGCAATTGAACCAGATTACCGTTTTTATTATGAATGTCTAATGGCTCCCAATGCTCGTTCCGTCCTTTCAGCAATGAAGCGGATGGATAAGCTAGGAGAAATTAATCTCGTTGCCAATGGTCATGGGCCTTTATTACGGTACAATTTAACCGAATTACTCAAACGTTATCGAGATTGGAGTCAAGCACAAGCAAAAGCAGAAAAAAACGTAGCTGTTTTCTATGTGTCCGATTATGGTTATAGCGATCGCTTGAGTCAGGCAATTGCCAGAGGTATTACTAAAACTGGCGTTGCGGTAGAAATGGTTGACTTACGTTCGGCAGAAAATACTGAAGTACAAGAAATTATCAATCGTACCTCAGCCATTGTCTTAGGAATGCCTCCGTTATCAGGTAATAATCTCAAAGAAATTACAGCAAATATTGGTACGATCCTCGCAGCAGCTAATGAAAAACAATTAGTTGGGATGTACGAATCCTATGGTGGCGATGATGAACCAATTGACCCCATTTTCACCAAATTCCGAGATGTGGGATTAAAACAAGCATTTGCCTCAATTCGGATTAAAGAAACACCAAACGAAGCAATTTATCAACTTTGTGAAGAGTCCGGAACAGATTTAGGACAACTGTTAACCCGTGACAAACTGGTACAACAGATGAAATCGCTCGATCACGACTTAGATAAAGCGATGGGACGTTTGAGTGGTGGACTATATATTATCACTGCAACTAAAGGTAACGTTAGTAGTGCAATGTTAGCTTCTTGGGTAACTCAAGCTAGTTTTGAACCCCCTGGTATAACTATAGCCGTAGCTAAAGATCGAGCGATCGAATCTTTAATGCAGGTAGGCGATCGCTTTGTTCTCAATGTTTTGGCAGAAGGTAAATATCAGTCTTTAATGAAGCACTTCCTCAAACGGTTTAAACCTGGTGCCGATCGTTTTGCAGGCGTAAACACTCAAACTGCTGCTAATGGTTCGCCAATTCTCACTGATGCTTTAGCTTATTTAGAATGTGAAGTAGTTAGTCGGATGGAATGTAGCGATCATTGGATTGTTTATAGCAAAGTTGATGTAGGTAGGGTTTCCGATCCTGATAACCTGACTGCCGTACATCATCGTAAAGTGGGCAATCATTATTAA
- a CDS encoding DUF29 domain-containing protein, with amino-acid sequence MNKIKYEEDYYLWTQTMVEKFKNKDYLNIDWDNLIEEIEDLGKSQKRAVESLLLRLTEHILKLKYWETERERNKKHWQSEVVNFLVLLRKRLKESPSLKNNLAEIYEETLLDSKRSMSKLFDLPEQIELTLAQVLDEDWFPN; translated from the coding sequence ATGAATAAAATTAAATACGAAGAAGACTATTATTTGTGGACTCAAACAATGGTCGAAAAATTTAAAAACAAAGATTATTTAAATATAGATTGGGATAATCTAATCGAAGAAATTGAAGATCTGGGGAAAAGTCAAAAACGCGCTGTTGAAAGTTTATTGCTGCGTTTGACTGAACACATATTAAAACTGAAATATTGGGAAACAGAAAGAGAAAGAAACAAAAAACATTGGCAATCAGAAGTAGTTAACTTTCTGGTTTTACTGCGAAAAAGACTGAAAGAATCTCCTAGTTTAAAAAACAACTTGGCTGAAATATATGAAGAAACTTTACTTGATTCAAAGCGATCAATGAGTAAATTATTCGATTTACCAGAACAGATTGAACTAACTCTGGCGCAAGTTTTAGATGAAGATTGGTTTCCTAATTAA